In the genome of Tripterygium wilfordii isolate XIE 37 chromosome 19, ASM1340144v1, whole genome shotgun sequence, one region contains:
- the LOC119985836 gene encoding uncharacterized protein LOC119985836, with product MVKLASARESRMYGPRLARNRFEYINAGLYVFATVVLLGGFVAELSSEPRSGLVLLLIALALIMVVNVHDLIAHLAGIDYRFPLMELDTQLGIVEFAVPIVQALGSLLMFLGILFLFIQEEKRYGYYKLESHALRLLTAGPILWLVGSIHNSCQIYERSDGHVQILQASVQIPFLMGSVLFTAGSILNMREQASLVGHGLELLGWNWIWLGIFGSLMFFIGGLANVVKVFKMQQIDGLRLEKLRGGAQERLIQERECQVPLILEEQRRRIRKAEEPKAGPSPAPTPYKDVLIGQS from the exons ATGGTGAAGCTAGCATCGGCGCGGGAGAGCCGGATGTATGGTCCGCGGCTGGCTCGGAACAGATTCGAGTACATAAACGCCGGGCTGTATGTGTTCGCTACCGTGGTTCTTCTAGGCGGATTTGTGGCTGAGCTCTCGAGTGAGCCGAGATCAGGGCTTGTGCTATTACTCATAGCGTTGGCGCTTATAATGGTTGTCAATGTACACGATCTAATAGCGCATCTCGCCGGAATCGATTATCGGTTCCCGTTGATGGAGCTCGATACGCAGCTCGGGATCGTTGAGTTCGCGGTTCCAATCGTTCAGGCTTTGGGGTCCTTGCTTATGTTCTTAGGGATCCTGTTTCTCTTCAttcag GAAGAAAAAAGGTATGGATACTACAAGCTGGAAAGCCATGCTCTGAGATTGCTAACTGCTGGGCCTATCTTATGGTTGGTGGGTTCAATACACAATTCTTGCCAAATCTATGAGAGATCAGATGGACATGTACAGATCTTGCAAGCGAGTGTCCAAATACCATTTTTGATGGGAAGTGTGTTGTTCACAGCTGGTTCCATTCTCAATATGCGCGAGCAAGCGAGCTTGGTTGGCCATGGCTTAGAATTATTG GGATGGAATTGGATCTGGTTAGGGATCTTTGGAAGCCTAATGTTCTTTATAGGGGGGTTAGCGAACGTAGTGAAGGTGTTCAAGATGCAACAGATTGATGGACTGCGACTGGAGAAACTGAGAGGAGGAGCACAGGAGCGGCTGATTCAAGAGAGGGAATGTCAGGTTCCATTGATTTTGGAAGAACAGAGGAGGAGAATTAGAAAAGCAGAGGAACCTAAAGCGGGGCCTTCCCCTGCCCCAACTCCTTATAAGGATGTGCTTATTGGTCAATCTTAG